From the genome of Streptomyces sp. V1I1, one region includes:
- a CDS encoding transcriptional regulator, with the protein MAARPLVARQPNERLQALIQEAGCSNAGLARRVNIVGAERGLDLRYDKTSVARWLRGQQPRGRAPGIIAEALGRKLGRTVTIDEIGMANGKNLASGVGLQFSPTVLGAIEQVCELWRSDVGRRDFLSGAAVAASALVEPSRDWLITGADTQVARTAGARVGVSDVEAVRAMTTALTELDHRFGSGHVRPVLVHYLNSVVSGLLSGSYRESVGRELFAAVARLTELAGYMAVDTGQPGLAQRYYIQALRLAQAAGDRGYGGYVLAASMSHLAAQLGNPREIAQLARAAQEGARGHVTPRAEAMFFAAEARGHALLGDARTCHEVAGKALAALERAEPSAGDDPVWIAHFDHAYLADELAHCYRDLGQAEAAAHHASHALDGHPESRARRRAIGLVLLATAQVQQREVEQACHTGTRAVELLGTLRSSRGAEYLEDLQQRLEPYEDESAVRDFGARLELQAA; encoded by the coding sequence ATGGCAGCCAGGCCTCTCGTCGCCCGACAACCGAACGAACGGTTGCAGGCGCTCATTCAGGAAGCCGGGTGTTCCAACGCCGGCCTCGCCCGCCGAGTCAACATTGTCGGCGCGGAGCGGGGGTTGGACCTGCGCTACGACAAGACATCGGTGGCGCGCTGGCTGCGCGGGCAGCAGCCGCGCGGCCGGGCGCCGGGAATCATCGCGGAGGCGCTCGGCCGCAAACTCGGCCGTACGGTCACGATCGACGAAATCGGCATGGCGAACGGCAAGAACCTGGCGTCGGGCGTCGGACTGCAGTTCTCGCCGACCGTGCTCGGCGCGATCGAGCAGGTCTGCGAGCTGTGGCGCAGCGACGTCGGCCGCCGCGACTTCCTGTCCGGGGCGGCAGTCGCCGCGTCCGCGCTGGTCGAGCCGAGCCGCGACTGGCTGATCACCGGCGCGGACACGCAGGTGGCGCGTACGGCAGGGGCGCGGGTCGGGGTCTCGGACGTCGAAGCGGTACGGGCGATGACGACAGCCTTGACCGAGTTGGACCACCGCTTCGGCAGCGGGCACGTCCGTCCGGTCCTCGTGCACTACCTGAACAGCGTGGTCTCCGGTCTCCTTTCGGGGTCGTACCGCGAATCGGTCGGCCGCGAACTGTTCGCGGCGGTGGCCCGGTTGACGGAGCTCGCCGGTTACATGGCCGTCGACACCGGCCAGCCCGGGCTCGCTCAGCGCTACTACATCCAGGCTCTGCGCCTCGCCCAGGCGGCGGGCGACCGTGGTTACGGCGGGTATGTGCTGGCGGCCTCCATGAGCCACCTCGCGGCGCAGCTGGGGAACCCCCGGGAGATCGCCCAGCTGGCGCGGGCCGCGCAGGAAGGAGCGCGGGGGCACGTCACCCCGAGGGCCGAGGCGATGTTCTTCGCGGCAGAGGCGCGCGGGCACGCCCTGCTCGGCGACGCCCGCACCTGCCACGAGGTGGCGGGCAAGGCGCTCGCCGCGCTGGAGCGGGCCGAGCCGTCGGCGGGGGACGATCCGGTGTGGATCGCCCACTTCGACCACGCCTATCTCGCGGACGAGCTGGCGCACTGCTACCGCGACCTGGGCCAGGCGGAGGCGGCCGCGCACCACGCGTCCCACGCGCTGGACGGCCACCCCGAGTCGAGGGCCAGGCGCCGGGCGATCGGCCTCGTCCTGCTGGCCACGGCCCAGGTCCAGCAGCGCGAGGTGGAACAGGCCTGCCACACGGGCACGCGCGCGGTCGAACTGCTGGGGACGCTGCGCTCGAGCCGGGGCGCGGAGTATCTGGAAGACCTCCAGCAGCGGCTCGAGCCGTACGAGGACGAGTCGGCGGTGCGGGACTTCGGGGCGCGGCTGGAGCTCCAGGCGGCCTAG
- a CDS encoding bifunctional DNA primase/polymerase, translating into MEAAQIPQQRGEQQLDHAVRYAEERHWDVFPGTWLEAVDGREHCSCGDVACASPGAHPARPDWANQATGSATAARRLWSKQPKASILLPTGRTFDAIDVPESAGFLALARLERMGLPLGPVTCTPNRRMLFFVLPGAALKVPDLIRTLGWAPSSIDLIARGQGHYVAAPPTRIGGHGAVQWARRPTSANRWLPDSDELISPLAYACGREAAAERTRRR; encoded by the coding sequence ATGGAAGCCGCGCAGATCCCCCAGCAGCGAGGTGAGCAGCAGCTGGACCATGCCGTGCGGTACGCGGAAGAGCGGCATTGGGACGTGTTCCCCGGCACCTGGCTCGAGGCGGTGGACGGCAGAGAACACTGCTCGTGCGGCGACGTCGCATGCGCCTCGCCCGGCGCCCACCCGGCCAGGCCGGACTGGGCGAACCAGGCGACCGGGAGCGCGACCGCGGCCCGCCGGCTGTGGTCGAAGCAGCCGAAGGCGTCGATCCTGCTGCCGACGGGCCGCACCTTCGACGCCATCGACGTCCCCGAGTCCGCGGGCTTCCTGGCACTGGCGCGGCTGGAGCGGATGGGCCTCCCTCTCGGTCCGGTGACCTGCACCCCCAACCGCCGGATGCTGTTCTTCGTACTGCCCGGAGCCGCTCTCAAGGTCCCCGATCTGATCCGCACCCTGGGCTGGGCGCCGAGCTCCATCGATCTGATCGCGCGCGGCCAGGGCCACTATGTCGCGGCCCCGCCGACCCGCATCGGCGGCCATGGCGCGGTGCAGTGGGCGCGCCGCCCCACCTCCGCCAACCGCTGGCTGCCGGACTCGGACGAGTTGATCAGTCCGCTGGCGTACGCATGTGGGCGGGAGGCGGCAGCTGAACGAACACGCCGTAGATAG